The following proteins are encoded in a genomic region of Sebastes fasciatus isolate fSebFas1 chromosome 12, fSebFas1.pri, whole genome shotgun sequence:
- the LOC141778429 gene encoding uncharacterized protein LOC141778429: MAEAASPSAGSSGVATMAEEKQHPSLIQRVETMASVIELLLETLKDLSDKELEWFKVVLSKAYFDRRYIPWWQLKTTDMQDTVFLMVLTDGQQSVEKTKEILKTMNRTDLVQRLSDSSSGPKKKHSVDERLSALIHKVATMRAVKELLMETLNDLSSEELTEFRWLLQFTVFQRNLPLISWSKLLKSTREDLVEMMVEMMVEMCGHQSVEVTEEIFMDMNRTDLVQRLSETSSGPKEKHCVDEHWPALTQEVETMASVIELLLETLKDLSVKELERFKVVLSETDFVRHYIPRWHLEITDMQDIVFLMVQIEGQQSVENTKEILKTMKRTDLVQRLSDSSSGPKKKHSDEHRPALIQKVATIAAVRNLLLKTLNHLSNEEIKKFEEFLQSIVSQKNLPHISLTLSLTSDRAETVDQLLQTYGLQSVELTGEVLQKMNKTDLMQMLSKPSSGLKGKKED; this comes from the exons ATGGCGGAAG CTGCGAGTCCCTCAGCAGGATCATCTGGTGTAGCTACCATGGCAGAAG AGAAACAGCATCCTTCACTGATCCAGAGA GTGGAAACGATGGCGTCTGTTATAGAGCTGCTTCTGGAAACACTGAAAGATTTGAGTGACAAGGAGCTCGAGTGGTTCAAGGTGGTTCTGAGTAAAGCTTACTTTGACAGACGTTACATCCCGTGGTGGCAGCTGAAGACAACAGACATGCAGGACACAGTGTTTTTAATGGTGCTGACCGACGGCCAACAGTCTGTGGAGAAGACCAAGGAGATTTTAAAGACGATGAACAGGACTGATCTGGTGCAGAGGTTGTCAGACAGCAGCTCAGGACCCAAAA AAAAACACTCTGTGGATGAACGCCTGTCTGCACTGATCCACAAA GTGGCAACAATGAGGGCCGTTAAAGAGCTGCTTATGGAAACACTCAATGATTTGAGCTCCGAGGAGTTAACGGAATTCAGGTGGTTGCTGCAGTTCACGGTCTTCCAGAGGAACCTTCCACTCATCTCATGGAGTAAACTGCTGAAGTCAACCCGGGAGGACCTGGTGGAGATGATGGTGGAGATGATGGTGGAGATGTGTGGTCATCAGTCTGTGGAGGTGACTGAAGAGATTTTCATGGACATGAACAGGACTGATCTGGTGCAGAGGCTGTCAGAAACCAGCTCAGGACCCAAAG AGAAACACTGTGTGGATGAACATTGGCCTGCACTGACCCAGGAG GTGGAAACGATGGCGTCTGTTATAGAGctgcttttggaaacactgaaagATTTGAGTGTGAAGGAGCTCGAGAGGTTCAAGGTGGTTCTGAGTGAAACTGACTTTGTCAGACATTACATCCCGCGGTGGCATCTGGAGATAACAGACATGCAGGACATAGTGTTTTTAATGGTGCAGATCGAGGGCCAACAGTCTGTGGAGAATACCAAGGAGATTTTAAAGACGATGAAGAGGACTGATCTGGTGCAGAGGTTGTCAGACAGCAGCTCAGGACCCAAAA AGAAACACTCAGATGAACACCGACCTGCACTGATCCAGAAA GTAGCAACAATAGCAGCTGTTAGAAATCTGCTCTTGAAAACTCTGAATCATTTGAGTAACGAGGAGATCAAGAAATTCGAGGAGTTCCTGCAGTCGATTGTTTCACAGAAGAACCTCCCACACATCTCATTGACGTTGAGTCTCACATCAGACAGAGCAGAAACAGTGGATCAGCTATTGCAGACCTACGGCCTGCAGTCTGTGGAGTTAACCGGGGAGGTTTTACAGAAAATGAACAAGACTGATCTGATGCAGATGTTGTCAAAGCCCAGCTCAGGACTCAAAGGTAAGAAAgaagattaa